One genomic segment of Helianthus annuus cultivar XRQ/B chromosome 14, HanXRQr2.0-SUNRISE, whole genome shotgun sequence includes these proteins:
- the LOC110904719 gene encoding ABC transporter B family member 20, whose protein sequence is MMVSRGLFGWSPPHVQPLTPVSEVSEPPESPSPYMDTSNDALPVEAEEEMEETEEIEPPPAAVPFSKLFVCADRLDWVLMVVGSVAAAAHGTALVIYLHYFAKIVQLLARSGADAEADVLFDRFKELALILVYIAGGVFAAGWIEVSCWILTGERQTAVIRSRYVQVLLNQDMSFFDTYGNNGDIVSQVLSDVLLIQSALSEKVGNYIHNMATFFSGLAIGFINCWQIALITLATGPFIVAAGGISNIFLHRLAENIQDAYAEAASVAEQAVSYVRTLYAFTNETLAKYSYANSLQATLRYGILISLVQGLGLGFTYGLAICSCALQLYVGRFLVTHRKAHGGEIITALFAIILSGLGLNQAATNFYSFEQGRIAAYRLFEMISRSSSAVDHNGNTLATVQGNIEFRNVYFSYLSRPEIPILSGFYLTVPAKKTVALVGRNGSGKSSIIPLMERFYDPTLGEVLLDGENIKNLKLEWLRSQIGLVTQEPALLSLSIRDNIAYGRDATSLQIEDAAKIAHAHTFITSLEKGYDTQVGRAGLSLTEEQKIRLSVARAVLSNPSILLLDEVTGGLDFEAERFVQEALDLLMLGRSTIIIARRLSLIKNADFIAVMEDGQLMEIGTHDELIASDGLYAELLRCEEAAKLPRRMPARTYSETTAIQIEKDSSESQNFQEPSSPKFAKSPSLQRASNLHASRPQDSAYGSHESPRNPSPTEKENGLSLDGTDKEPSIKRQDSFEKRLPELPKLDIHGIRRQTSNGSNPESPISPLLTSDPQSERSHSQTFSRPNSQLTEKPIRVQPVKEKQHKKEPSIWRLIELSLAEWLYAVLGSTGAAIFGSFNPLLAYVIALIVTAYYRSEIDRQINIRGDVDKWCLIIACMGFVTVIANFLQHFYFGIMGEKMTERVRRMMFSAMLRNEVGWFDEEENSADTLSMRLANDATFVRAAFSNRLSILIQDSSAVIVAILIGMLLHWRLALVALATLPVLTLSAIAQKLWLAGFSKGIQEMHRKASLVLEDAVRNIYTVVAFCAGNKVMELYRLQLSKIFYQSFSHGMAIGFAFGFSQFLLFACNAILLWYTGLCVKNGYMDLPTALKEYMVFSFATFALVEPFGLAPYILKRRKSLISVFEIIDRVPKIEPDDNAALKPPNVYGSIELKNVDFSYPTRPEILVLSNFSLKVSGGQTVAVVGVSGSGKSTIISLIERFYDPVAGQVMLDGRDLKQFNLRWLRNHLGLVQQEPIIFSTTIRENIIYARHNASEAEIKEAARIANAHHFISNLPHGYDTHVGMRGVDLTPGQKQRIAIARVVLKNAPILLLDEASSSIESESSRVVQEALDTLVMGNKTTILIAHRAAMMRHVDNIVVLNGGRIVEDGTHDSLMAKNGLYVRLMQPHFGKGIRPHRLM, encoded by the exons ATGATGGTATCCAGAGGGTTGTTCGGGTGGTCGCCACCACACGTACAACCACTAACACCGGTATCGGAGGTGTCAGAGCCGCCGGAGTCACCGTCGCCGTACATGGACACGAGTAACGATGCGTTACCGGTTGAAGCTGAAGAGGAAATGGAGGAGACGGAGGAGATCGAACCGCCTCCGGCTGCTGTGCCGTTTTCGAAACTGTTTGTGTGTGCTGATAGGCTTGATTGGGTGCTTATGGTCGTTGGATCGGTTGCTGCGGCGGCGCATGGGACTGCACTCGTGATCTACTTGCATTATTTTGCTAAAATTGTTCAGTTGTTGGCTCGTAGTGGTGCGGATGCGGAGGCTGATGTGCTGTTTGATAGGTTTAAAGAG CTTGCTCTCATTCTTGTCTATATTGCTGGTGGTGTTTTTGCTGCTGGTTGGATAG AGGTTTCATGTTGGATTCTTACTGGAGAAAGGCAGACTGCTGTTATTCGGTCAAGATACGTGCAAGTACTCCTTAATCAGGATATGAGTTTCTTCGACACTTATGGGAATAATGGAGACATCGTGAGCCAAGTATTGAGTGACGTATTGCTAATCCAGTCAGCCCTAAGTGAAAAA GTTGGAAATTATATTCATAACATGGCTACATTCTTTAGTGGCCTTGCAATTGGATTCATAAACTGTTGGCAAATCGCGCTAATCACTTTAGCCACTGGTCCTTTTATTGTGGCTGCCGGAGGAATATCGAATATATTTCTCCATAGGCTTGCTGAGAATATTCAAGATGCATATGCTGAAGCAGCAAGCGTTGCTGAACAG GCAGTTTCATATGTTAGGACCTTATATGCTTTTACAAATGAAACATTAGCAAAGTATTCTTATGCTAATTCACTACAAGCTACACTAAGATATGGTATATTAATTAGTCTTGTGCAAGGACTTGGGCTTGGATTCACGTACGGGCTTGCGATCTGCTCTTGCGCCTTGCAACTTTACGTTGGACGGTTTTTGGTTACACATAGGAAAGCTCACGGTGGAGAAATTATAACCGCTTTGTTTGCTATCATTTTAAGTGGCCT TGGACTCAACCAAGCTGCAACCAACTTCTATTCATTTGAGCAAGGAAGAATTGCTGCGTATCGACTTTTCGAAATGATTAGTCGTTCATCCTCCGCCGTTGATCATAACGGAAACACTCTTGCTACCGTCCAAGGGAACATCGAATTTCGAAACGTGTATTTCAGTTACTTATCTCGTCCCGAAATTCCTATTTTAAGTGGATTTTACCTAACTGTCCCCGCCAAGAAAACAGTGGCACTTGTGGGTAGAAATGGCTCTGGTAAAAGTAGCATTATACCCCTTATGGAACGGTTCTATGATCCCACTTTAG GTGAAGTTCTTTTGGATGGCGAGAATATTAAAAACTTGAAACTCGAATGGCTAAGAAGCCAAATCGGGTTAGTCACTCAGGAACCTGCATTACTAAGCTTGAGTATCCGCGACAATATCGCGTATGGCAGAGATGCCACGTCACTTCAAATCGAAGATGCTGCTAAAATCGCACATGCACATACATTTATCACATCCCTCGAGAAAGGATACGACACACAG GTCGGTAGGGCTGGTTTATCATTGACAGAAGAACAAAAGATAAGGCTTTCGGTTGCTAGGGCTGTGCTTTCGAACCCGTCTATTCTTCTTCTTGATGAGGTCACCGGTGGACTAGATTTTGAAGCTGAAAGATTTGTTCAGGAGGCGTTGGATCTCTTGATGTTAGGCAGATCAACGATCATAATTGCTCGGCGGCTTTCTCTTATAAAGAATGCTGATTTTATTGCGGTTATGGAAGATGGTCAGTTAATGGAGATTGGAACACATGATGAATTAATAGCCTCCGATGGGCTTTATGCAGAACTTTTAAGATGTGAAGAAGCAGCTAAACTCCCTAGAAG GATGCCAGCGAGAACCTACAGTGAGACTACAGCTATCCAAATTGAAAAAGATTCTTCAGAAAGTCAAAACTTTCAAGAACCATCATCTCCTAAATTTGCGAAATCACCATCACTTCAGCGAGCTTCAAACTTGCATGCATCAAGGCCTCAAGATTCGGCTTACGGGTCCCACGAATCGCCAAGAAATCCAAGCCCTACCGAAAAAGAGAACGGTCTGTCATTAGATGGAACAGACAAAGAACCGTCAATAAAAAGACAAGATAGTTTCGAAAAAAGGTTACCAGAATTACCGAAACTTGATATTCACGGAATCCGTAGACAAACATCTAATGGATCTAATCCTGAATCACCAATTTCACCACTTTTGACTTCTGATCCGCAAAGTGAACGCTCACATTCACAAACCTTTAGTCGACCTAATTCTCAGCTTACTGAGAAACCAATTAGGGTTCAACCTGTAAAagaaaaacaacataaaaaagaACCATCGATTTGGAGACTTATAGAGTTGAGCTTGGCTGAATGGCTCTATGCTGTTTTAGGAAGTACTGGTGCTGCAATATTTGGCTCATTTAACCCGCTTCTTGCCTATGTGATTGCCCTGATAGTGACCGCATATTATCGAAGCGAAATCGACAGACAGATTAACATACGTGGTGACGTGGACAAGTGGTGCTTAATCATTGCCTGCATGGGTTTTGTGACTGTAATTGCAAACTTTTTGCAGCACTTTTACTTCGGTATAATGGGGGAAAAGATGACTGAACGTGTTAGAAGAATGATGTTTTCTG cAATGCTAAGAAATGAAGTTGGATGGTTCGATGAGGAAGAAAACAGTGCTGATACCCTGTCAATGCGGTTAGCGAACGATGCAACATTTGTTAGAGCAGCTTTCAGTAACCGACTTTCTATTTTAATTCAAGACAGCTCAGCAGTTATCGTTGCAATATTGATCGGAATGCTTTTACATTGGCGTTTGGCTCTTGTGGCTTTAGCCACTCTTCCAGTTCTTACTCTTTCTGCCATTGCTCAg AAATTATGGCTAGCTGGATTTTCAAAAGGAATACAAGAAATGCACAGGAAAGCATCCTTAGTTCTTGAAGATGCAGTTAGAAATATCTACACCGTTGTTGCGTTCTGTGCTGGTAACAAAGTTATGGAGCTTTACAGATTGCAGTTAAGCAAGATATTTTATCAGAGTTTTTCTCATGGAATGGCTATTGGTTTTGCGTTCGGGTTTTCTCAGTTTCTACTTTTCGCATGCAATGCTATTCTTTTATGGTACACCGGCCTCTGTGTGAAAAACGGGTATATGGATCTCCCAACTGCTCTCAAAGAATACATGGTATTTTCTTTTGCCACTTTTGCCCTTGTAGAACCGTTCGGTTTAGCTCCTTATATTCTCAAAAGAAGGAAATCGTTAATATCGGTTTTTGAAATAATCGATAGAGTACCGAAAATTGAGCCAGACGATAACGCTGCTTTGAAACCTCCAAATGTTTATGGAAGCATTGAGTTGAAGAATGTGGATTTTTCTTACCCAACACGGCCCGAGATTCTCGTATTGAGCAATTTCAGTCTTAAAGTCAGCGGTGGTCAAACGGTGGCGGTTGTTGGGGTTTCGGGATCCGGGAAAAGCACGATAATATCATTGATTGAAAGGTTTTACGATCCGGTTGCTGGTCAGGTGATGTTGGACGGACGGGATCTAAAGCAGTTTAATTTGAGATGGTTGAGAAATCACCTTGGTCTTGTTCAACAAGAACCCATAATATTTTCAACAACGATTCGGGAAAATATTATATACGCAAGACATAACGCCAGCGAGGCGGAAATTAAAGAAGCTGCAAGAATAGCAAATGCTCATCATTTCATCAGCAACTTACCCCACGGGTACGATACCCATGTGGGAATGAGGGGCGTGGATCTAACCCCGGGTCAGAAACAGAGGATTGCAATCGCTCGGGTTGTGTTGAAGAACGCACCAATCTTATTATTAGACGAAGCCAGCTCATCGATTGAGTCAGAGTCAAGTCGGGTGGTTCAAGAGGCCCTTGATACTTTAGTCATGGGAAACAAAACCACCATTCTTATAGCTCATAGGGCTGCTATGATGAGACATGTTGACAACATTGTTGTCTTAAACGGGGGTCGGATTGTTGAAGACGGGACCCACGACTCTTTAATGGCGAAAAATGGTTTATATGTTCGATTAATGCAACCTCACTTTGGAAAGGGTATACGACCGCATAGACTTATGTAG
- the LOC110904720 gene encoding receptor-like protein kinase THESEUS 1, giving the protein MILSKSLLLYTFLSSVYLHCVICSSNTHHIDSFLISCGEANPVRSEDGRVFQPDFNNTHVSISPISDIIVSTSQMGVPKMLSSARVFTTSSIYTFSTKKTGRHWLRLHFYPVKNARFDLDSAVFSVEANGITLIHEFSFFRGGNQSQSQSQSRSQSYHLFKEYVVDVTGLSSGKLVLGLLPWDNSIAFVNGIEVVYVPDKVFSSKVVPIPLGVARELPVRVGFETVYRINMGGSRLSPKNDSLWRIWESDVSFLLNPAAARNVSVNPDLIRFRDGVSTDIAPNWVYATAEEMADARVSDQRFNISWRFEVEQGFGYFIRLHFCDIVASRLHDLVFNVYINNQSAIDSLDISQRARGLSAAYFVDFFTNVSMGSDNILVQVGPNHLTGYLPTALLNGLEIMKMSNPSDSLDGRLGVNLDSTDVKKSKSTRLMIVVLSCLGGVFVIVVLLLISFMCFLCCRRKKKPKEDDSLGWSPLPTYVGNSGNKFSSSTFGSTTCLHSLGQMISFSEVREATRNFDKSLLLGSGGFGKVYKGVLENGLVVAIKRGNPRSQQGLVEFKTEIEMLSKLRHKHLVSLIGYCEELNEMILVYEFMAGGPLRRHLYGSNLPPLTWKQRVEILVGAAKGLHYLHTGVSETIIHRDVKTTNILLDENLDAKVADFGLSKFGPSLNQTHVSTAVKGSFGYLDPEYFRRQQLTEKSDVYSFGVVMLEVLCARPAINPALPREQVNIAEWAISWQKKGEIAKIMDPNLMGRVNLESLKKYCETAEKCLSENGNQRPSMGDVLWNLEYALQFQGVDVGDADSMRGISEIPDRIPEVESVDMETVSDLDLESNGTMRD; this is encoded by the coding sequence ATGATTCTTTCAAAAAGTTTACTACTTTATACCTTCTTATCCTCTGTTTATCTCCATTGTGTGATCTGTTCTTCAAACACTCATCATATAGACAGTTTCTTGATCTCTTGTGGGGAAGCTAACCCTGTTAGATCAGAAGATGGTAGGGTCTTTCAACCTGATTTCAACAATACCCATGTCAGTATTTCCCCAATTTCTGACATAATTGTGTCCACTTCTCAAATGGGTGTCCCCAAAATGTTATCTTCAGCTAGGGTTTTCACTACTAGTTCTATTTATACCTTTAGTACCAAGAAAACTGGTAGGCATTGGCTCAGATTGCACTTTTACCCTGTTAAGAACGCCAGATTTGACCTTGATTCTGCTGTTTTTTCTGTGGAAGCAAATGGGATTACATTGATTCATGAGTTTTCATTCTTTAGGGGGGgtaatcaaagtcaaagtcaaagtcaaagtcgaaGTCAAAGTTACCATCTTTTTAAAGAATATGTTGTTGATGTTACTGGTTTAAGTTCTGGAAAATTGGTTCTGGGATTGTTGCCTTGGGATAACTCGATTGCTTTCGTTAACGGGATCGAAGTAGTTTATGTTCCGGATAAGGTGTTCAGCTCGAAAGTGGTTCCGATTCCGTTAGGGGTGGCTCGTGAGCTTCCGGTTCGTGTTGGTTTTGAAACTGTTTATAGGATTAATATGGGTGGGTCAAGATTATCACCCAAGAATGATTCTTTATGGAGGATATGGGAATCGGATGTGTCTTTTCTTTTGAATCCGGCTGCTGCGCGTAATGTTTCTGTGAACCCTGATTTGATTCGGTTTCGTGATGGGGTTTCGACTGACATTGCTCCGAATTGGGTTTATGCTACTGCTGAAGAAATGGCGGATGCTCGTGTTAGTGACCAGAGGTTTAATATATCGTGGCGGTTTGAAGTCGAACAAGGGTTTGGTTACTTTATAAGATTGCATTTTTGTGATATCGTTGCGTCGAGATTACATGATCTGGTGTTTAATGTTTATATAAACAATCAATCGGCTATCGATTCTTTAGATATTTCACAAAGGGCAAGAGGGTTATCTGCTGCATATTTTGTCGATTTTTTCACTAATGTATCGATGGGTTCGGATAACATTTTGGTTCAAGTTGGCCCGAATCATTTAACGGGTTATTTACCGACTGCGCTTTTAAACGGTTTGGAGATTATGAAAATGAGCAATCCTAGTGATAGTCTGGATGGGAGACTCGGTGTGAATCTTGATTCGACCGACGTCAAAAAAAGCAAGAGTACACGATTGATGATTGTGGTCCTTTCGTGTTTGGGTGGCGTTTTTGTGATTGTCGTGCTGCTGCTAATATCGTTCATGTGTTTCTTGTGTTGTCGTCGCAAAAAGAAGCCAAAAGAAGACGATTCGTTAGGGTGGTCGCCTCTCCCGACGTACGTTGGTAACTCGGGAAACAAGTTTTCGTCAAGCACATTCGGTTCCACCACGTGTTTACATAGTTTAGGTCAAATGATATCATTTTCCGAAGTTCGTGAAGCCACCCGAAACTTCGACAAGAGCTTGCTATTAGGGTCAGGCGGGTTTGGTAAAGTTTACAAAGGGGTTCTCGAAAACGGGCTTGTGGTCGCGATCAAAAGGGGAAACCCGCGCTCTCAACAAGGTTTAGTAGAATTCAAAACCGAAATCGAGATGCTATCCAAACTGCGCCATAAACACTTAGTCTCTCTAATCGGCTACTGCGAAGAACTAAACGAAATGATTCTCGTTTACGAGTTCATGGCTGGCGGACCCCTCAGACGACACTTATACGGGTCAAACCTCCCTCCTTTGACTTGGAAACAACGGGTCGAAATACTGGTTGGTGCTGCAAAAGGGCTGCATTATCTTCACACAGGCGTATCGGAAACCATCATACACAgggatgtaaaaacaaccaacaTCTTGTTAGACGAGAATCTAGACGCGAAAGTTGCCGACTTTGGGCTATCGAAATTCGGCCCGAGTTTGAATCAAACCCATGTCAGCACTGCAGTGAAGGGTAGTTTCGGGTATTTAGATCCCGAATACTTTCGTAGACAACAACTAACCGAAAAGTCGGACGTTTATTCATTCGGGGTGGTGATGCTAGAGGTTTTATGCGCAAGACCGGCTATAAACCCTGCTTTACCGCGAGAACAAGTGAATATAGCCGAATGGGCCATAAGCTGGCAAAAGAAAGGTGAAATAGCAAAGATTATGGATCCAAATTTAATGGGTAGAGTGAATCTTGAATCTTTAAAAAAATATTGTGAAACTGCTGAGAAATGTTTGAGTGAAAATGGGAATCAAAGGCCATCAATGGGGGATGTTTTGTGGAATTTGGAGTATGCTCTTCAGTTTCAGGGGGTAGATGTGGGTGATGCGGATAGTATGAGGGGTATTTCGGAAATTCCGGACCGGATTCCGGAGGTTGAGAGTGTTGATATGGAGACTGTTAGTGATCTTGATCTGGAGTCGAATGGTACCATGAGGGATTGA